In one window of Posidoniimonas corsicana DNA:
- a CDS encoding helix-turn-helix transcriptional regulator, which yields MSESTDPIIHEALGAQQRIRSEIAENGVYPGLDFNAFDRRLLVSADSLAFCLDTDRSTIRRWAKQGVMPAPLKVGGRVLWDAERVREWIGEGCPGCDPA from the coding sequence ATGAGCGAATCCACCGACCCGATTATCCACGAAGCGCTGGGCGCACAGCAGCGCATCCGCAGCGAGATCGCCGAGAATGGCGTTTATCCCGGCCTCGACTTCAACGCATTCGACCGACGCCTGCTGGTGAGCGCCGACTCGCTGGCATTCTGCCTCGATACCGACCGCTCGACGATCCGCCGCTGGGCGAAGCAGGGCGTGATGCCGGCGCCGCTTAAGGTAGGCGGTCGGGTGCTGTGGGATGCGGAGAGGGTTCGAGAGTGGATTGGGGAGGGGTGCCCCGGCTGCGACCCGGCCTAG
- a CDS encoding Hsp70 family protein has protein sequence MSLRIPVGIDLGTTFCAAARINEAGRTEIVESRPGKKLLPSLVHFAPDEVTVGLPAGESDSHPRTTTIANAKRRLAGSNRLCEVNGKPMPAEVVLGYLLKDIKNTLSNQLGPAFSSVITVPAYFDEVRRQAIKNAGEMSGLEVVDIVNEPTAAVLAFGEHLGYLDKTGVPCQSLNVLVYDLGGGTFDVTAIQLRNQEIKTLATDGDTELGGLNWDECLAELLQHRYEEALAANQTTLANNERYWLEMANRFKHALSSSPTATDVCDGSAGPQEITVTRNDFAEATAHLTDRTLFTTRQCLNAAGWAWGDIDRLILVGGSTRMPCIRESLRQESRLDPESCIDPDEAVARGAAIYAQSRLSQQGVSTVARELTITNVASHSLGIVGVDIDTLHREVIHLIPKNNPLPTDVERDFVTRVEGQKSVEVQVTEGESSSPEHNQIIGKARIVNLPPGLPAGAKVRIKYSYDANGCLSVDAVVPGAGLPAKLDLKREKTLNSNQLSRWSEVVNQPGGFNDFSDAILSIMDEPELESAAAADTNRAYTPAKPSKQRDRSLEPAHPEGAPKAASSKLKQSAKESADRVASGAGATSTVPKARLVSKGTRGRRSNPFASLLVNGTMSVLSAVVGLLLGYYVLCVVRPEANVLNLRLPGVDSPAHEVSPPNGP, from the coding sequence ATGAGCCTACGAATCCCGGTGGGGATCGATCTCGGCACGACTTTCTGTGCCGCGGCCAGAATCAATGAAGCCGGCCGAACGGAGATCGTCGAAAGCCGACCCGGCAAGAAGCTGCTACCGAGCCTTGTGCATTTCGCACCAGATGAGGTCACGGTAGGGTTGCCGGCTGGCGAATCAGATTCTCACCCTCGCACGACCACCATTGCCAACGCCAAACGCCGCCTTGCGGGGAGCAATCGGCTCTGCGAGGTCAACGGCAAGCCGATGCCTGCCGAAGTGGTCCTTGGCTACCTGCTAAAGGACATCAAGAACACACTTTCCAACCAGCTCGGCCCGGCGTTCAGCTCAGTCATCACCGTCCCCGCCTACTTCGACGAGGTCCGACGCCAAGCAATCAAGAACGCGGGAGAGATGAGCGGCCTTGAGGTGGTCGACATCGTTAATGAGCCCACCGCCGCCGTGCTGGCGTTTGGTGAACACCTCGGCTACCTCGATAAGACTGGCGTTCCCTGCCAATCGCTTAACGTTCTCGTCTACGACTTGGGTGGCGGTACGTTCGACGTTACTGCCATCCAACTTAGAAATCAGGAGATCAAAACCCTAGCAACCGACGGCGACACCGAACTCGGTGGGCTCAATTGGGATGAGTGCCTGGCCGAGCTTCTGCAACACCGCTACGAGGAAGCGTTAGCAGCCAATCAAACGACGCTCGCCAACAATGAGCGGTATTGGTTGGAGATGGCAAACCGCTTCAAGCATGCGCTCTCCTCATCGCCCACTGCTACTGACGTTTGCGATGGGAGCGCCGGCCCTCAAGAGATCACAGTAACCCGCAACGACTTCGCAGAGGCAACCGCGCATCTAACCGATCGCACATTGTTTACGACTAGGCAATGCCTCAACGCGGCCGGCTGGGCATGGGGTGACATTGACCGCCTGATTCTCGTCGGTGGATCGACGCGGATGCCGTGCATTCGAGAGTCGCTCAGACAAGAGAGCCGACTAGATCCAGAGAGTTGTATCGATCCAGACGAAGCAGTCGCCCGTGGCGCCGCCATCTATGCACAATCTCGGCTCTCGCAACAGGGTGTCTCTACCGTGGCTAGAGAACTCACGATCACTAACGTCGCGTCGCACAGCTTGGGCATTGTGGGCGTCGACATCGACACGCTGCACCGCGAAGTCATTCATTTGATACCGAAGAACAACCCTCTACCCACCGACGTAGAGCGCGATTTTGTGACCCGCGTGGAAGGGCAAAAATCAGTAGAAGTCCAGGTCACCGAAGGCGAAAGCTCGTCACCTGAGCACAACCAGATAATCGGCAAAGCAAGAATCGTGAACCTCCCACCGGGCCTGCCAGCTGGCGCCAAGGTTCGCATCAAATACTCCTACGATGCCAACGGCTGCCTTAGTGTCGACGCCGTCGTCCCCGGGGCTGGATTGCCGGCAAAGCTTGATTTGAAGCGAGAGAAGACGCTCAACAGCAATCAGCTTTCTCGCTGGTCGGAAGTCGTAAATCAACCGGGCGGATTCAACGATTTCAGCGACGCTATCCTATCGATCATGGACGAACCCGAACTAGAGTCAGCCGCAGCGGCGGATACCAATCGGGCGTACACTCCAGCGAAACCGTCGAAACAAAGAGACCGGTCGCTCGAACCGGCTCACCCCGAAGGCGCCCCCAAGGCGGCATCATCGAAGCTGAAGCAGTCGGCGAAAGAGAGCGCGGACCGGGTGGCTTCAGGGGCGGGAGCGACATCGACAGTCCCCAAGGCAAGATTGGTCTCAAAGGGCACACGTGGCAGGCGCAGCAACCCGTTTGCAAGCCTGCTCGTGAACGGCACGATGTCGGTCCTTTCCGCTGTGGTTGGTCTTTTGCTGGGTTACTACGTCCTTTGCGTGGTCCGCCCCGAGGCCAACGTCTTGAACCTTCGATTACCGGGAGTCGACAGCCCAGCGCACGAAGTGAGCCCACCGAATGGCCCCTAG
- a CDS encoding helix-turn-helix transcriptional regulator — protein MSPPVESSPAKLLDVRAVAERLDCSTRHVYRLADAGRMPAPVKLGTLVRWPQQSVDDWIAAGCPNIRQLKGGRR, from the coding sequence ATGTCTCCCCCCGTAGAATCGTCGCCGGCGAAGCTGCTCGACGTTCGCGCCGTCGCCGAGCGGCTCGACTGCTCAACGCGGCACGTCTACCGTCTGGCCGACGCTGGCCGGATGCCCGCCCCTGTTAAGCTGGGGACCCTTGTCCGCTGGCCGCAGCAATCGGTCGACGACTGGATAGCGGCCGGCTGCCCTAATATCCGTCAGCTGAAGGGGGGCCGCCGATGA
- a CDS encoding DUF669 domain-containing protein → MGKLSEILNAGGYGGDDFTSNWASTAAAGDFDPLPAGWYICRIESGELDASNRGTPGYKLTFVVLEGEHEGRKLWQDLWLTPAALPMAKRDLRKLGIVEPSQLEQPLPSGFRCRVQVALRRDDDGTERNRVRRFDVIGIDTPEPDAFAPEPEEAPAAPEAPQQQDLDLKGGADVPFE, encoded by the coding sequence ATGGGAAAGCTTAGCGAAATTTTGAACGCCGGTGGATACGGCGGCGACGATTTCACCAGCAACTGGGCCAGCACTGCCGCGGCGGGCGACTTCGACCCGCTGCCGGCCGGCTGGTACATCTGCCGGATCGAGTCGGGCGAGTTGGACGCCAGCAATCGCGGCACGCCCGGCTACAAGCTCACGTTCGTGGTGCTGGAGGGCGAGCACGAGGGCCGCAAGCTGTGGCAAGACCTCTGGCTGACGCCGGCGGCGCTGCCGATGGCGAAACGCGACCTGCGGAAGCTCGGCATCGTCGAGCCATCGCAGCTAGAGCAGCCGCTGCCGTCAGGGTTCCGCTGTCGGGTCCAGGTAGCTCTTCGCCGCGACGATGACGGGACCGAGCGCAACCGGGTGCGGCGGTTTGATGTCATCGGCATCGACACGCCCGAGCCGGACGCGTTCGCGCCTGAACCGGAAGAGGCGCCAGCCGCTCCTGAGGCGCCGCAGCAGCAGGACCTCGATCTGAAAGGGGGCGCGGATGTCCCGTTCGAGTGA
- a CDS encoding DNA primase, with product MSRSSDRQPAYGFRIVGDCRSERRLVDWPAALCGYAACDPAAEVESEGYLSAFTFGPEFRQRHDGWRVDVRGYDGPCGGDWLWFDLDSEGDLDAAHDGAKRLCAGLVERYALDESALLIFFSGSKGFHVGLPLSVAGSPPASGDFNTIARAVAEQLAVRQRVDIDTGVFDKVRALRAPNSRHRKTGRYKRRLTFDELLALSLATLVRMAEEPNAFELPPPPNPHPAAVADWQQAAELVAVRRSAIAERRADPNARLNRLTLDFIRDGATHGDRHRLLFSAAANLAEFGCPAPLAEALLSEAALDSGLPPSEVRRQIACGLAFASHGSVN from the coding sequence ATGTCCCGTTCGAGTGATCGACAGCCTGCCTATGGCTTTCGCATCGTCGGGGACTGCCGGAGCGAGCGGCGGCTGGTCGATTGGCCAGCCGCCCTCTGCGGCTACGCGGCGTGCGATCCGGCGGCTGAGGTGGAAAGCGAGGGCTACCTCAGCGCGTTCACGTTCGGCCCGGAGTTCCGCCAGCGGCACGACGGCTGGCGCGTCGACGTGCGGGGCTACGACGGCCCCTGTGGCGGAGACTGGCTATGGTTTGACCTCGACAGCGAGGGCGACCTCGACGCGGCTCACGATGGCGCCAAGCGGCTCTGTGCGGGCCTGGTCGAACGGTACGCGCTCGACGAGTCGGCGCTGCTGATCTTCTTCAGTGGCTCGAAGGGGTTTCACGTTGGCCTGCCGCTCTCGGTGGCAGGATCTCCGCCGGCGTCCGGAGATTTCAACACGATCGCCCGGGCGGTGGCCGAGCAGCTCGCCGTGCGGCAGCGGGTTGACATCGACACCGGTGTGTTCGACAAGGTCCGCGCCCTCCGGGCGCCGAACAGTCGGCACCGCAAGACGGGCCGCTACAAGCGGCGGCTGACGTTCGACGAGCTGCTGGCGCTGTCGCTGGCGACGCTCGTGCGGATGGCGGAGGAGCCCAATGCGTTCGAGCTACCGCCGCCGCCCAACCCGCACCCGGCCGCGGTAGCCGACTGGCAGCAGGCGGCCGAGCTGGTCGCCGTCCGGCGCAGCGCGATTGCCGAGCGGCGGGCCGACCCTAACGCCAGGCTCAACCGCCTGACGTTGGATTTCATCCGCGACGGCGCCACACACGGCGACCGGCACCGGCTGCTTTTCAGCGCGGCGGCCAACCTAGCGGAGTTTGGCTGCCCGGCGCCGCTGGCGGAGGCGCTGCTCAGCGAGGCCGCGCTCGACAGCGGATTGCCCCCGTCGGAAGTGCGGCGGCAGATTGCCTGCGGACTAGCGTTCGCCAGTCATGGCAGCGTTAACTAG
- a CDS encoding DnaB-like helicase C-terminal domain-containing protein, with amino-acid sequence MRSSLIRANYQTAADAFDQWRENLLTGTPPKLYPVGEGELAQIEVGPHLVTLFGGAPGAGKTAFVMQSVVDALRLDPDLRAVVLNIEMPPAVLLDRQLSRLSGIPAEMIRYRRLGEEHGERLDAGMSALEEIAERLCFVRPPFDLANLAATADAFGGDLVTLDYIQRIAPPGQHGDKRGAVDATMNYLRQFADAGAAVVGVAAVGRSKDKSGRSTYGGDSLSLASFRESSELEFGADDAFILAPDDDDPSPVRCVTLKHLKARHTEPRDLRLRFDRTCQSFTVDDGGLPDSGKFESAISDLWSRTTAAEEESVS; translated from the coding sequence ATGCGAAGTAGCTTAATCAGGGCCAACTACCAGACCGCGGCCGACGCATTCGACCAGTGGCGGGAGAACCTGCTGACCGGCACGCCGCCCAAGCTCTACCCGGTGGGCGAAGGAGAGCTGGCCCAAATCGAGGTCGGCCCGCACCTGGTCACGCTGTTCGGCGGGGCGCCGGGCGCAGGCAAGACGGCGTTCGTGATGCAGTCGGTCGTCGACGCGCTGCGACTCGACCCTGACCTGCGGGCGGTGGTGCTCAATATCGAAATGCCGCCTGCGGTGCTGCTCGACCGGCAGCTGTCGCGGCTGTCGGGCATCCCGGCTGAGATGATCCGCTACCGGCGGCTCGGCGAGGAGCACGGCGAGCGGCTCGACGCGGGGATGTCGGCGCTGGAGGAGATCGCCGAGCGGCTCTGCTTCGTGCGACCGCCGTTCGATCTGGCCAACTTGGCGGCGACTGCCGACGCGTTCGGCGGCGACTTGGTGACGCTCGACTACATTCAGAGAATCGCGCCGCCGGGCCAGCACGGTGACAAGCGGGGCGCGGTCGACGCTACGATGAACTACCTCCGCCAGTTTGCCGACGCCGGCGCCGCGGTGGTTGGCGTGGCGGCGGTCGGCCGGTCGAAGGATAAGTCGGGCCGCTCGACCTACGGCGGAGACTCGCTGTCGCTGGCCAGCTTCCGGGAGTCGAGCGAGCTGGAGTTCGGCGCCGACGACGCGTTTATCCTGGCGCCGGACGACGACGATCCGAGCCCGGTCCGTTGTGTGACGCTGAAGCACCTGAAGGCGCGGCACACAGAGCCCCGCGACCTGCGGCTGCGGTTCGACCGGACCTGTCAGAGCTTCACCGTCGACGACGGCGGCCTGCCGGACAGCGGCAAGTTTGAATCGGCAATCTCCGACCTGTGGAGCCGCACCACCGCGGCCGAGGAGGAGAGCGTATCGTGA
- a CDS encoding winged helix-turn-helix transcriptional regulator, which produces MLNAFVDVTMADLCRGDIAVWLVLYRDTRDGTARASQADIARRAGLSVRGVRTAVRRLERRGLLRCVYRGGLNRGVSRYRAIATAEPMSSAVQRNPARRDGGTN; this is translated from the coding sequence GTGCTCAACGCGTTCGTCGACGTCACGATGGCGGACCTCTGCCGCGGCGACATCGCCGTTTGGTTGGTGCTCTATCGCGACACACGCGACGGCACCGCCCGGGCCTCGCAGGCCGACATCGCCCGTAGGGCTGGCCTGAGCGTTCGCGGCGTCCGTACCGCAGTGCGGCGGCTAGAGCGTCGCGGCCTGCTGCGGTGCGTCTACCGCGGCGGCCTCAACCGCGGCGTCAGCCGCTACCGGGCGATCGCCACGGCGGAACCAATGAGTTCTGCAGTACAGAGGAACCCTGCGCGCCGCGACGGAGGAACCAATTAG
- a CDS encoding DUF6677 family protein, which produces MSKKHNVFLSSAATVEHYDLDLKNRGLAALLAWLVPGLGHFYQGRNVKGAIFMLCVGSLLVFGIYVGQGRGESMAQVVHASTAPFGTPAGAPSRGVFRTLVQVGGSHWKFICQSGVGSVALPALVQRDRALKGRPPLLGGLFSPPDMDGDGHVSSDSLGNTVRHPNELAKWNYDAGFAFEVGTMYTVIAGLLNILVIYDAACGPLVQAHLADETDPDADPEPDAA; this is translated from the coding sequence ATGTCGAAGAAACACAACGTGTTCCTCTCGTCCGCCGCCACGGTCGAGCACTACGACCTGGACCTCAAGAACCGGGGCCTCGCGGCGTTGCTCGCCTGGCTGGTCCCCGGCCTGGGGCACTTCTACCAGGGCCGCAACGTGAAGGGCGCCATCTTCATGCTGTGCGTCGGGTCGCTGCTGGTGTTCGGCATCTACGTCGGGCAGGGCCGCGGCGAGTCGATGGCCCAGGTGGTGCACGCGTCGACAGCGCCGTTCGGCACGCCTGCGGGCGCGCCGTCGCGGGGCGTGTTCCGCACGCTTGTTCAGGTCGGCGGCTCGCACTGGAAGTTCATCTGCCAGTCGGGCGTTGGCAGCGTGGCGTTGCCGGCTCTGGTGCAACGCGACCGGGCCCTCAAGGGACGCCCGCCGCTTCTCGGCGGCCTGTTCTCTCCACCCGACATGGACGGCGACGGCCACGTCAGCAGCGACAGCCTCGGCAACACCGTGCGGCACCCTAACGAGCTTGCGAAGTGGAACTACGACGCCGGCTTCGCGTTTGAGGTCGGCACGATGTACACGGTCATCGCCGGCCTGCTGAACATCCTGGTCATCTACGACGCCGCCTGCGGGCCTCTGGTCCAGGCGCACCTGGCCGACGAAACCGACCCGGATGCCGATCCCGAACCCGACGCCGCCTAA
- a CDS encoding NAD(P)/FAD-dependent oxidoreductase, which translates to MAQPDTLVVGQGLAGTTLAWSLLLRGGRPLVMDAAARPAASRAAAGLLAPVGGKRLALAWRAEQAWPAAVRFYREVEDRLGVELLSEAPIVRLFVDPQQRAEFDRRASGPLGQWLVAEDAGVDPRVFFAPLGGCQVVGGRLDVGRFLDASRAEFARRGLLVEEDLPADGLRETEHGVAVDSLGSVLPRVVLCRGLAERDGRPLPFEPAKGETLTIRAPGVSEGRVVQRGVWLAPIGNALFRVGATFHPGAADVLPTVAGRRELESKLGELLRLPYEVVDHSAAVRPIVRTRRPIAGALPGRDRVGVLNGLGASGTLWAPWLAGHYADHLLSGEPLDREIDAGVRLAPG; encoded by the coding sequence GTGGCGCAACCGGACACTCTGGTGGTGGGGCAGGGGCTGGCGGGCACTACGCTCGCCTGGTCGCTGCTGCTGCGCGGCGGGCGGCCCTTGGTCATGGACGCGGCCGCCCGCCCCGCCGCATCCAGGGCCGCCGCCGGGCTGCTGGCGCCGGTGGGCGGAAAACGGCTGGCTTTGGCATGGCGGGCGGAGCAGGCGTGGCCAGCGGCCGTGCGGTTCTACCGCGAGGTCGAAGACCGGCTGGGCGTCGAGCTGCTCAGCGAGGCGCCTATCGTGCGGCTGTTCGTCGACCCGCAGCAGCGGGCAGAGTTTGACCGCCGGGCCTCGGGGCCGCTCGGGCAGTGGTTGGTCGCTGAGGATGCCGGGGTCGATCCACGGGTGTTCTTCGCGCCGCTGGGGGGCTGCCAGGTGGTTGGCGGCCGGCTGGATGTCGGCCGTTTTCTGGACGCGTCTCGCGCGGAGTTTGCTCGCCGCGGGCTGCTGGTAGAGGAGGACCTGCCAGCCGACGGGCTTCGTGAGACCGAACACGGGGTCGCCGTCGACTCGCTCGGTTCTGTACTACCCCGGGTGGTTCTCTGCCGTGGACTCGCGGAACGCGACGGGCGCCCATTGCCTTTCGAGCCCGCCAAGGGGGAGACGCTCACCATCCGCGCGCCGGGCGTAAGTGAGGGGCGGGTGGTGCAACGCGGCGTGTGGCTTGCGCCGATTGGAAACGCGTTGTTCCGCGTTGGCGCTACGTTTCATCCAGGCGCGGCGGACGTTCTTCCGACAGTCGCTGGGCGCCGCGAGCTGGAGTCAAAACTGGGAGAGCTGCTGAGGCTGCCCTACGAGGTAGTCGACCACTCAGCCGCGGTGCGTCCGATCGTGCGTACGCGGCGGCCAATCGCGGGCGCGCTGCCGGGCCGCGATCGCGTCGGGGTGCTGAACGGCCTGGGCGCATCTGGAACGCTGTGGGCGCCCTGGCTGGCCGGGCACTACGCGGACCATCTGCTGTCTGGCGAGCCACTCGACCGCGAGATCGACGCCGGCGTCAGGCTGGCGCCGGGGTAG
- a CDS encoding TIGR03546 family protein, with product MLSLLLRPLRQTVGVLMANDSPRQVAAGAALGMMLGLAPKGNLVAVALGVLLFSLRVNKPAGLATASLFSWIGLACDPFFHRLGAKLLRIEGLQTHYAWLYEQPLGPWIGFNNTVVLGALVTGLYLAYPCYLLAHLVAAKLQPPVAKWLMRYRVARALMGIDFTSRLGAAGLEGGS from the coding sequence ATGCTATCTCTGCTGCTGCGGCCGTTGCGACAGACCGTGGGTGTTCTGATGGCGAACGACTCGCCGCGTCAGGTGGCCGCCGGCGCCGCGCTCGGAATGATGCTAGGGCTGGCGCCGAAGGGCAACCTTGTCGCGGTCGCGCTCGGCGTGCTGCTTTTCTCGCTGCGTGTGAACAAGCCCGCGGGGTTGGCGACCGCGTCGCTGTTCTCTTGGATAGGCCTGGCGTGCGACCCGTTCTTCCACCGCCTGGGCGCCAAGCTGCTGCGGATCGAGGGCCTGCAGACCCACTACGCCTGGCTCTACGAGCAGCCGCTCGGCCCGTGGATCGGATTCAACAACACAGTTGTGCTGGGCGCACTGGTTACCGGCCTGTACCTTGCCTACCCCTGCTACCTGCTGGCCCACCTGGTCGCGGCCAAGCTGCAACCGCCGGTAGCTAAGTGGCTGATGCGGTACCGTGTGGCCCGCGCGCTGATGGGGATCGACTTTACCTCGCGGCTGGGGGCCGCGGGGCTCGAGGGAGGATCATGA
- a CDS encoding TIGR03545 family protein, producing MRLFRWGYIVPRLIALLLLYLFSEFGVGLLVRYAAVQSGQAAVGARVEVAGSSASLLGTRAELTGISVADPRDPMTNLFEAQRLSLDFDSSAALRRKAWVSEGELSGLRFGTPRDTSGELPARPEAEESEGGFALPNLVTAEATDKWLSGVQDRFTADLQLESVRLAKELRQKWPTEYAGLEERAKRLQADIKAFTARVKDARDNPLRNVEFLRGVPEQVTRFKSELTAIQERLKRLPDEVRADREAIAAARRADEAMLREKLDFKNMDASSLSTYLLGEQISGPVGELVGWVRWARRLAPASGDAGDERGRGVDVLPRGVRPTPDLLVRSLRLSGATRLAGRPLEFSGVLSDFTTQPRVLGQPMRLSLATTGAAPIEVRAKVDRSGDVPTDELIVDCPALSIPRLALGRSDSLGITVAPSTAALSISLQITGEKLVGDMQLVQHNVRVTPHVKASFGGVIQDVQLEDSLAKQLSQTPQLVTTVTLSGELSQPEWKVWSTAGPAVAEAMDNAVRELAGSQAKKLLADGQQVVTGELQQLTAELDELNNQVAAALGGPADALQALAGSVGGGAVGGIGSRLAPVGSLFK from the coding sequence ATGAGACTCTTCCGCTGGGGCTACATCGTCCCCCGCCTAATCGCGTTGCTGCTCTTGTACCTGTTCTCGGAGTTCGGCGTCGGGCTCTTGGTCCGCTACGCCGCCGTGCAGTCGGGGCAGGCGGCGGTGGGCGCGAGGGTCGAGGTGGCTGGCAGCTCGGCGTCGCTGCTCGGCACACGGGCGGAGCTCACCGGGATCTCGGTCGCCGATCCGCGCGACCCGATGACCAACCTCTTTGAGGCCCAACGCCTGTCGCTGGACTTTGATTCGTCCGCCGCCCTCCGCAGGAAGGCCTGGGTTAGCGAGGGCGAGCTGAGCGGCCTGCGGTTCGGCACGCCTCGCGACACGTCGGGCGAACTGCCCGCCCGGCCCGAGGCCGAGGAGTCCGAGGGCGGGTTCGCCCTGCCGAATCTCGTTACTGCCGAGGCAACCGACAAGTGGCTGTCAGGGGTTCAGGACCGCTTCACGGCCGACTTGCAGCTCGAGTCGGTCCGGCTCGCTAAGGAGCTGAGGCAGAAGTGGCCGACCGAGTACGCGGGCCTGGAGGAGCGGGCTAAGCGGCTGCAGGCAGACATCAAGGCGTTCACCGCCAGGGTAAAGGACGCGCGGGACAACCCGCTGCGTAATGTCGAATTCCTACGCGGCGTGCCCGAACAGGTGACGCGGTTCAAGTCGGAGCTGACGGCCATCCAGGAACGGCTGAAGCGTCTGCCGGACGAGGTGCGGGCCGACCGCGAGGCGATCGCCGCCGCGCGAAGGGCCGATGAGGCGATGCTGCGAGAGAAGCTTGACTTCAAGAATATGGACGCGTCGTCGCTCAGCACCTACCTGCTCGGCGAGCAGATTTCCGGGCCGGTCGGTGAACTGGTTGGGTGGGTGCGTTGGGCCCGCCGGCTGGCGCCCGCCAGCGGAGACGCGGGCGACGAGCGCGGCCGTGGCGTCGACGTGCTGCCGCGCGGCGTGCGCCCCACGCCCGACCTTCTGGTCCGGTCGCTGCGGCTCAGCGGCGCGACCCGGCTTGCGGGGCGTCCACTGGAGTTCAGCGGCGTGCTCTCCGACTTTACCACCCAACCCCGCGTGCTGGGGCAGCCGATGCGGCTCAGCCTCGCCACGACCGGCGCGGCGCCGATTGAGGTGCGGGCGAAGGTCGACCGCAGCGGCGACGTTCCGACCGACGAGCTCATTGTCGACTGCCCAGCGTTGTCGATCCCGCGGCTCGCGTTGGGCCGATCCGACTCGCTGGGCATCACGGTGGCGCCAAGCACCGCGGCGCTGTCGATCAGCCTGCAGATCACCGGTGAGAAGCTGGTGGGCGACATGCAGCTCGTTCAGCACAACGTGCGGGTGACGCCCCACGTCAAGGCTTCCTTTGGAGGGGTGATCCAGGACGTGCAGCTAGAAGACTCGCTCGCCAAGCAGCTGTCGCAGACGCCGCAGCTTGTCACGACCGTCACGCTATCGGGTGAGCTGAGCCAGCCAGAATGGAAGGTCTGGTCGACGGCCGGCCCGGCGGTTGCCGAGGCGATGGACAACGCGGTCCGCGAACTCGCCGGAAGTCAGGCCAAGAAGCTCCTGGCTGATGGCCAGCAGGTAGTGACGGGCGAGCTGCAGCAGCTGACCGCCGAACTGGACGAGCTCAACAACCAGGTCGCCGCGGCGTTGGGCGGGCCGGCAGACGCGTTGCAGGCGCTGGCCGGGAGCGTCGGTGGCGGCGCCGTGGGTGGCATCGGCAGCCGGCTGGCGCCGGTGGGGTCGTTGTTCAAGTAG
- the mch gene encoding methenyltetrahydromethanopterin cyclohydrolase, producing MPGPQLNRLALQVADRMAADAERLRISVTEDDGARLIDCGAAVPGGVEAGRLLAEASMAGLGAVTVAATAVTGEEGPAAVVRTDHPIAACMAAQYAGWEVKGDGYFAMGSGPMRAAAGREDLFADIGFTEQAEACLGVLETNTAPPAEVCADIARKCGVATDNLTLLYAPTNSLAGNLQVVARSVETALHKLHELGFDLNRIQSAWGTAPLPPVAGDALTGIGRTNDAILYGGQVVLYVRGDDDSLAAIAPRLPSGASPDHGRPFGELFAAYDHDFYKIDKLLFSPARATLANLDTGRSHAAGEVLPDVLRQSFGLS from the coding sequence GTGCCTGGCCCCCAATTGAATCGGCTTGCGCTTCAGGTCGCCGACCGCATGGCCGCGGACGCCGAGCGGCTGCGGATCAGCGTCACCGAAGACGACGGCGCCCGGTTGATCGACTGCGGCGCCGCCGTGCCGGGCGGCGTCGAGGCGGGGCGTCTGCTTGCCGAGGCGTCGATGGCCGGACTGGGCGCCGTCACGGTCGCGGCCACCGCGGTCACCGGAGAGGAGGGGCCCGCGGCCGTGGTCCGCACCGACCACCCCATCGCCGCGTGCATGGCCGCACAGTACGCCGGCTGGGAGGTGAAGGGGGACGGTTATTTCGCAATGGGGTCGGGCCCAATGCGGGCCGCGGCCGGACGCGAGGACCTGTTTGCCGACATCGGGTTCACTGAGCAGGCCGAGGCGTGCCTCGGGGTCTTGGAGACCAACACCGCTCCTCCGGCGGAAGTCTGCGCCGACATCGCCCGCAAGTGTGGGGTCGCGACTGACAACCTGACGCTGCTGTACGCCCCCACCAACAGCCTTGCTGGAAACCTGCAGGTTGTCGCCCGCAGCGTCGAGACTGCGCTGCACAAACTCCACGAGCTCGGGTTCGATCTCAATCGGATCCAGAGCGCATGGGGGACGGCGCCGCTGCCGCCCGTGGCGGGCGATGCGCTGACCGGCATCGGCCGCACCAACGACGCGATCCTCTACGGCGGGCAGGTGGTGCTGTATGTGCGGGGCGACGACGACTCGCTGGCCGCCATCGCTCCGCGGCTGCCGAGCGGCGCCTCGCCCGATCACGGGCGGCCCTTCGGCGAGCTGTTCGCCGCCTACGACCACGACTTCTACAAGATCGACAAGCTGCTGTTCAGCCCCGCCCGGGCGACACTGGCCAACCTCGACACGGGCCGCTCCCACGCTGCGGGCGAGGTGCTGCCGGATGTTCTGCGGCAGTCGTTTGGGTTGTCGTAG